In Passer domesticus isolate bPasDom1 chromosome 12, bPasDom1.hap1, whole genome shotgun sequence, the following proteins share a genomic window:
- the MARVELD3 gene encoding MARVEL domain-containing protein 3: MAERGCARAAQGGRAGAGRRAVPAPEAEGPRGSRTVPGSLERRRCLYLRTGRACCQMVEVLLAALILVCSSVSCGSAGGYTGLPALGGIYYYQYGGAYSGFSGADGERAQQLDQRFYLLKLPIAKAAMVVGGCLLVFPCVLILVGVLQVPWHFPAWLLIECTLHIVIAVGTVPALYYFLHSLLSVYNSSVCKEREQLYQSKGYQGFWCSLHGAEIAAGLLGCMAAMAYLLSAGLAVRDYRTVHEQKQKPLQL, translated from the exons aTGGCGGAGCGGGGCTGCGCCCGTGCCGCGCAGGGGGGACGCGCCGGGGCGGGCAGGCG CGCCGTACCCgcaccagaggcagaggggcCGCGGGGAAGCCGCACCGTGCCGGGGTCGCTGGAGCGCCGGCGCTGCCTGTACCTGCGCACGGGCCGGG cctgctgccaGATGGTGGAGGTCCTGCTCGCCGCCCTGATCCTGGTCTGCAGCTCCGTGTCCTGCGGCTCGGCGGGAGGATACACCGGCCTCCCCGCCCTGGGGGGCATCTACTACTACCAGTACGGCGGGGCCTACAGCGGCTTCAGCGGAGCGGATGGGGAGCGAGCCCAGCAGCTTGACCAGCGTTTCTACCTGCTGAAGCTGCCCATTGCAAAGGCAGCGATGGTCGTGGGAGGATGTCTCCTGGTCTTCCCGTGTGTTCTAATTTTGGTTGGTGTTCTGCAGGTCCCGTGGCACTTCCCAGCATGGCTGCTAATTGAATGCACCTTGCACATAGTGATTGCAGTTGGCACAGTGCCTGCTCTCTACTATTTCCTCCATTCTCTGCTGAGCGTTTATAATTCATCAGTGTGCAAAGAGAGAGAGCAGCTTTATCAAAGCAAAGGCTATCAGGGCTTCTGGTGCAGCTTGCATGGGGCAGAGATTGCTGCTGGTCTATTGGGCTGCATGGCTGCCATGGCATACCTGCTCAGTGCAGGCCTAGCTGTCAGAGATTATAGGACAGTTCATGAACAGAAACAGAAGCCACTGCAATTATAA